The following proteins come from a genomic window of Solea solea chromosome 3, fSolSol10.1, whole genome shotgun sequence:
- the nrcama gene encoding neuronal cell adhesion molecule a isoform X8, translated as MAHSTADGNMVWVSGSGAALLIFLSHMTSALEVPLDPKVLEGLPQPPTITLQSPKDYIFDPRENIVIHCEAKGKPHPFFSWTRNGTHFDVEKDSKVLMKPGSGTLVIDISGEKAEAYEGTYQCTAHNDHGTAVSNNFVIRQSRSPLWSKERNDAITVQRGVSLVLQCRPPAGLPPPLILWMDNNLQKLPLDQRVSQALNGDLYFANVLPEDTRSDYICYARFPHTRTIQQKQPISVTVLDNRPEGEHRPGFMLPLGPASTQMVLRGETLVLECIAEGLPTPEISWQKDGGELMSSRISLHNFKKMLKISDVNEADAGDYRCTATNKLGTAHHVIKVTVKAAPFWISAPRNLILAPNETGIVTCRVNGEPKPQISWFVNGVPIANTPEDKSRKVEDDTVILSTVQSGSSAVYQCNASNEFGYLMANAFVSVLAEPPRVLTPPNQVYQVITNNPALLHCSSFGSPLPTITWFKDSQTSVKDGDQYVIHENGTLEIHVAQPLNSGKYTCIATNNLGIKENHVFLEVKEPTRILRQPEYKVVQRGMSAVFECKVKHDHSLVPTMTWLKDNAELPDDGRFAVDTDRLNIKDVTSEDEGTYTCIVNTTLDRDSASAMLTVVEKPDPPTDLELTDQTDRSVQLTWIPGDDHNSPTQKFLIQYEDLLHQPGTWNNLTDVAGTSTTAQLNLSPFVYYSFRVLALNHVGYSDPSQPSRQYRTNPAAPDENPSDVQVVGTEPGSLVISWTQLTGLQSNGPGLEYKVQWRQKDTDTDWSSQNVANDSKFIMTGTPTFVPFEIKVQAINDYGSGPEPELVVGYSGEDLPLSAPESIQVMVNNGTLAEVHWEPVSPNSVRGNLQGYKVFYWRERGLHETEEEKDHKEQVLMFSGNRSEGRLPGLQPYSLYKLFIKVFNSKGDGPPSPNKTFETPEGVPGSPSFLNIVSSSLDSITLEWGPPKNSNGRLAGYTLKYQAVNNTNEVGPAKYMNFLANETRITLGNLNASMLYKFYLSAKTIKGSGHIITEEGFTVMDTAVPSRQVDIATQGWFIGLMCAIALLILVLLIVCFIKRNKGGKYPVKEKEEAHQDPEIQPMKEDDGTFGEYSDTEDHKPLKGSRTPSNGTVRRDESDDSLVDYGEGGDGQFNEDGSFIGQYSGKKEKDTHEGNESSEAPSPVNAMNSFV; from the exons ATGGCACACTCGACCGCTGACGGGAATATGGTGTGGGTGTCAGGCTCCGGAGCTGCACTATTGATATTCTTGAGTCACATGACTTCAGCGCTAGAAGTGCCCCTTGATC CTAAAGTACTGGAAGGAT TGCCTCAGCCCCCGACTATAACGCTGCAGTCCCCAAAAGATTACATCTTCGATCCGCGGGAGAACATCGTCATCCACTGTGAGGCCAAGGGGAAGCCGCATCCCTT CTTCTCCTGGACGAGAAATGGGACCCACTTTGATGTTGAGAAAGACTCCAAGGTCCTGATGAAGCCCGGTTCAGGAACTCTGGTCATTGACATCAGTGGGGAGAAAGCGGAGGCTTACGAAGGGACGTACCAGTGTACAGCCCATAATGACCACGGCACGGCTGTATCCAACAACTTTGTCATCAGGCAGTCCA GGTCCCCCCTGTGGTCAAAGGAAAGAAATGACGCCATCACTGTGCAGAGAGGGGTTTCCCTGGTGCTGCAGTGCCGGCCCCCTGCTGGGCTGCCGCCTCCTCTTATACTCTGGATGGATAACA ACCTTCAGAAGCTCCCGCTGGATCAGCGCGTGTCCCAGGCCCTGAACGGAGACCTGTACTTTGCCAACGTTCTCCCAGAAGACACCAGGAGCGACTACATCTGCTACGCCCGCTTCCCTCACACACGGACCATCCAGCAGAAACAGCCCATTTCAGTCACTGTGCTCGACA ACAGACCGGAGGGGGAGCATCGCCCGGGTTTCATGTTGCCTCTGGGCCCCGCTAGCACCCAGATGGTTCTGAGAGGAGAGACTCTGGTACTGGAGTGCATCGCTGAGGGCTT GCCCACTCCAGAGATCTCATGGCAGAAGGATGGAGGCGAACTGATGAGCAGCAGGATTTCCTTGcacaacttcaaaaaaatgcTGAAGATTTCTGATGTGAACGAGGCTGATGCTGGAGATTACCGCTGCACGGCCACAAACAAACTGGGAACTGCGCACCATGTCATCAAGGTCACTGTTAAAG CGGCTCCTTTCTGGATCAGTGCCCCCAGGAACCTGATCCTCGCCCCAAATGAGACTGGCATTGTGACTTGTCGAGTCAATGGAGAACCCAAGCCACAGATTAGCTGGTTTGTCAACGGAGTCCCCATAGCAA ATACTCCTGAGGACAAGAGTCGCAAAGTGGAGGACGACACTGTGATCCTCAGCACTGTGCAGTCAGGATCCAGCGCTGTCTACCAGTGTAATGCATCCAATGAGTTTGGCTACCTGATGGCCAACGCTTTTGTCAGTGTTCTTG CTGAACCACCGAGAGTGCTCACTCCACCCAACCAAGTGTACCAGGTCATCACCAACAACCCGGCGCTCCTTCACTGCTCCTCCTTTGGCTCACCATTACCGACCATCACATG GTTCAAAGACAGTCAGACCAGCGTTAAGGATGGAGACCAGTATGTGATTCATGAAAATGGTACGCTGGAGATCCACGTGGCCCAGCCACTAAACAGTGGAAAATACACCTGCATTGCCACCAACAACCTGGGGATCAAGGAGAACCATGTTTTCCTGGAAGTTAAAG AGCCCACACGCATCCTGAGGCAGCCAGAGTACAAGGTGGTGCAGAGAGGAATGAGCGCTGTGTTCGAGTGTAAAGTCAAACACGACCACTCCCTCGTTCCCACCATGACGTGGCTGAAAGACAATGCAGAACTGCCGGACGATGGAAG GTTTGCGGTGGACACAGACCGTCTGAACATCAAAGATGTGACCAGTGAAGACGAGGGTACCTATACCTGCATCGTCAACACAACTCTGGACCGAGACTCAGCCAGTGCCATGCTGACCGTTGTTG AGAAACCTGACCCTCCAACTGACCTAGAATTGACGGACCAAACAGACAGGAGTGTTCAGCTCACCTGGATCCCTGGTGACGACCACAACAGTCCCACTCAGA AGTTCTTGATCCAATATGAGGATCTACTGCACCAGCCAGGAACCTGGAACAACCTGACTGATGTTGCAGGCACGAGCACCACAGCACAATTAAACCTCTCTCCGTTCGTCTACTACTCTTTCCGAGTACTGGCTCTAAATCATGTGGGCTACAGTGACCCCAGCCAGCCCTCGCGCCAATACAGGACCAACCCTGCAG CTCCTGATGAAAACCCATCTGATGTCCAGGTAGTAGGAACAGAACCTGGCAGCCTTGTCATTTCCTGGACA CAACTGACAGGACTCCAGTCCAATGGACCGGGTTTGGAGTACAAAGTGCAGTGGCGACAGAAGGACACGGACACAGACTGGTCATCGCAAAATGTGGCCAACGACTCCAAGTTCATCATGACTGGAACTCCAACCTTTGTGCCGTTTGAAATTAAAGTCCAAGCTATAAATGATTATGGCAGCGGACCTGAGCCTGAATTAGTGGTTGGGTACTCTGGAGAAGACT tGCCACTGTCTGCACCTGAGAGCATACAGGTCATGGTCAATAACGGTACACTAGCAGAAGTACACTGGGAACCTGTGTCTCCCAATTCAGTGAGGGGGAACCTGCAGGGATACAAG GTATTCTACTGGCGTGAACGCGGCTTGCatgagactgaggaggagaaggatcaTAAGGAGCAGGTTTTGATGTTCAGTGGGAACCGTAGCGAGGGGCGTCTACCAGGCCTCCAGCCTTACAGCCTCTACAAACTCTTCATCAAGGTCTTTAACAGCAAAGGAGATGGGCCTCCGAGCCccaacaagacatttgagacacCTGAGGGAG TCCCAGGGTCTCCATCTTTTCTGAACATCGTCAGCTCCAGTTTGGACTCAATAACTCTGGAATGGGGTCCACCAAAAAACAGCAATGGACGCCTTGCTGGATATACATTAAAATATCAAGCAG TCAACAACACCAATGAAGTGGGTCCAGCCAAATACATGAATTTCCTTGCCAACGAGACCAGAATCACTCTGGGAAATCTGAATGCCAGCATGCTCTACAAGTTTTACTTAAGTGCAAAGACAATCAAGGGCTCTGGGCACATCATCACTGAGGAAGGTTTCACAGTCATGGACACAG CTGTACCCAGTCGGCAGGTAGACATTGCCACCCAGGGCTGGTTTATTGGACTGATGTGTGCCATCGCGCTTCTCATTTTGGTCCTCCTCATAGTGTGCTTCATCAAGAGGAACAAAGGTGGAAAATATCCAG ttaaagagaaagaagaggctCACCAAGACCCTGAGATCCAGCCCATGAAGGAGGATGATGGGACATTTGGAGAATACAG TGACACAGAAGACCACAAGCCGCTGAAAGGAAGCCGGACGCCGTCCAATGGGACGGTGCGCCGGGACGAGAGCGACGACAGCCTGGTGGACTACGGGGAGGGCGGGGACGGACAGTTCAACGAGGACGGCTCCTTCATTGGCCAGTACAGCGGCAAGAAGGAGAAGGACACGCACGAAGGCAACGAGAGCTCGGAGGCGCCCTCGCCCGTCAACGCCATGAACTCGTTCGTCTAA
- the nrcama gene encoding neuronal cell adhesion molecule a isoform X6 — protein sequence MAHSTADGNMVWVSGSGAALLIFLSHMTSALEVPLDPKVLEGLPQPPTITLQSPKDYIFDPRENIVIHCEAKGKPHPFFSWTRNGTHFDVEKDSKVLMKPGSGTLVIDISGEKAEAYEGTYQCTAHNDHGTAVSNNFVIRQSRSPLWSKERNDAITVQRGVSLVLQCRPPAGLPPPLILWMDNNLQKLPLDQRVSQALNGDLYFANVLPEDTRSDYICYARFPHTRTIQQKQPISVTVLDNRPEGEHRPGFMLPLGPASTQMVLRGETLVLECIAEGLPTPEISWQKDGGELMSSRISLHNFKKMLKISDVNEADAGDYRCTATNKLGTAHHVIKVTVKAAPFWISAPRNLILAPNETGIVTCRVNGEPKPQISWFVNGVPIANTPEDKSRKVEDDTVILSTVQSGSSAVYQCNASNEFGYLMANAFVSVLAEPPRVLTPPNQVYQVITNNPALLHCSSFGSPLPTITWFKDSQTSVKDGDQYVIHENGTLEIHVAQPLNSGKYTCIATNNLGIKENHVFLEVKEPTRILRQPEYKVVQRGMSAVFECKVKHDHSLVPTMTWLKDNAELPDDGRFAVDTDRLNIKDVTSEDEGTYTCIVNTTLDRDSASAMLTVVEATPTPAIVYEKPDPPTDLELTDQTDRSVQLTWIPGDDHNSPTQKFLIQYEDLLHQPGTWNNLTDVAGTSTTAQLNLSPFVYYSFRVLALNHVGYSDPSQPSRQYRTNPAAPDENPSDVQVVGTEPGSLVISWTQLTGLQSNGPGLEYKVQWRQKDTDTDWSSQNVANDSKFIMTGTPTFVPFEIKVQAINDYGSGPEPELVVGYSGEDLPLSAPESIQVMVNNGTLAEVHWEPVSPNSVRGNLQGYKVFYWRERGLHETEEEKDHKEQVLMFSGNRSEGRLPGLQPYSLYKLFIKVFNSKGDGPPSPNKTFETPEGVPGSPSFLNIVSSSLDSITLEWGPPKNSNGRLAGYTLKYQAVNNTNEVGPAKYMNFLANETRITLGNLNASMLYKFYLSAKTIKGSGHIITEEGFTVMDTAPPVGPVFGTVNTSVSEEGAAISWEYSGHHKNIYVEYIVENSKEDWKKELVNGSHSHMIKGLKPGTSYRVRVVARDPTDATIHSTDEVLVTVPAVPSRQVDIATQGWFIGLMCAIALLILVLLIVCFIKRNKGGKYPVKEKEEAHQDPEIQPMKEDDGTFGEYSDTEDHKPLKGSRTPSNGTVRRDESDDSLVDYGEGGDGQFNEDGSFIGQYSGKKEKDTHEGNESSEAPSPVNAMNSFV from the exons ATGGCACACTCGACCGCTGACGGGAATATGGTGTGGGTGTCAGGCTCCGGAGCTGCACTATTGATATTCTTGAGTCACATGACTTCAGCGCTAGAAGTGCCCCTTGATC CTAAAGTACTGGAAGGAT TGCCTCAGCCCCCGACTATAACGCTGCAGTCCCCAAAAGATTACATCTTCGATCCGCGGGAGAACATCGTCATCCACTGTGAGGCCAAGGGGAAGCCGCATCCCTT CTTCTCCTGGACGAGAAATGGGACCCACTTTGATGTTGAGAAAGACTCCAAGGTCCTGATGAAGCCCGGTTCAGGAACTCTGGTCATTGACATCAGTGGGGAGAAAGCGGAGGCTTACGAAGGGACGTACCAGTGTACAGCCCATAATGACCACGGCACGGCTGTATCCAACAACTTTGTCATCAGGCAGTCCA GGTCCCCCCTGTGGTCAAAGGAAAGAAATGACGCCATCACTGTGCAGAGAGGGGTTTCCCTGGTGCTGCAGTGCCGGCCCCCTGCTGGGCTGCCGCCTCCTCTTATACTCTGGATGGATAACA ACCTTCAGAAGCTCCCGCTGGATCAGCGCGTGTCCCAGGCCCTGAACGGAGACCTGTACTTTGCCAACGTTCTCCCAGAAGACACCAGGAGCGACTACATCTGCTACGCCCGCTTCCCTCACACACGGACCATCCAGCAGAAACAGCCCATTTCAGTCACTGTGCTCGACA ACAGACCGGAGGGGGAGCATCGCCCGGGTTTCATGTTGCCTCTGGGCCCCGCTAGCACCCAGATGGTTCTGAGAGGAGAGACTCTGGTACTGGAGTGCATCGCTGAGGGCTT GCCCACTCCAGAGATCTCATGGCAGAAGGATGGAGGCGAACTGATGAGCAGCAGGATTTCCTTGcacaacttcaaaaaaatgcTGAAGATTTCTGATGTGAACGAGGCTGATGCTGGAGATTACCGCTGCACGGCCACAAACAAACTGGGAACTGCGCACCATGTCATCAAGGTCACTGTTAAAG CGGCTCCTTTCTGGATCAGTGCCCCCAGGAACCTGATCCTCGCCCCAAATGAGACTGGCATTGTGACTTGTCGAGTCAATGGAGAACCCAAGCCACAGATTAGCTGGTTTGTCAACGGAGTCCCCATAGCAA ATACTCCTGAGGACAAGAGTCGCAAAGTGGAGGACGACACTGTGATCCTCAGCACTGTGCAGTCAGGATCCAGCGCTGTCTACCAGTGTAATGCATCCAATGAGTTTGGCTACCTGATGGCCAACGCTTTTGTCAGTGTTCTTG CTGAACCACCGAGAGTGCTCACTCCACCCAACCAAGTGTACCAGGTCATCACCAACAACCCGGCGCTCCTTCACTGCTCCTCCTTTGGCTCACCATTACCGACCATCACATG GTTCAAAGACAGTCAGACCAGCGTTAAGGATGGAGACCAGTATGTGATTCATGAAAATGGTACGCTGGAGATCCACGTGGCCCAGCCACTAAACAGTGGAAAATACACCTGCATTGCCACCAACAACCTGGGGATCAAGGAGAACCATGTTTTCCTGGAAGTTAAAG AGCCCACACGCATCCTGAGGCAGCCAGAGTACAAGGTGGTGCAGAGAGGAATGAGCGCTGTGTTCGAGTGTAAAGTCAAACACGACCACTCCCTCGTTCCCACCATGACGTGGCTGAAAGACAATGCAGAACTGCCGGACGATGGAAG GTTTGCGGTGGACACAGACCGTCTGAACATCAAAGATGTGACCAGTGAAGACGAGGGTACCTATACCTGCATCGTCAACACAACTCTGGACCGAGACTCAGCCAGTGCCATGCTGACCGTTGTTG AGGCAACTCCTACTCCGGCTATTGTCTACG AGAAACCTGACCCTCCAACTGACCTAGAATTGACGGACCAAACAGACAGGAGTGTTCAGCTCACCTGGATCCCTGGTGACGACCACAACAGTCCCACTCAGA AGTTCTTGATCCAATATGAGGATCTACTGCACCAGCCAGGAACCTGGAACAACCTGACTGATGTTGCAGGCACGAGCACCACAGCACAATTAAACCTCTCTCCGTTCGTCTACTACTCTTTCCGAGTACTGGCTCTAAATCATGTGGGCTACAGTGACCCCAGCCAGCCCTCGCGCCAATACAGGACCAACCCTGCAG CTCCTGATGAAAACCCATCTGATGTCCAGGTAGTAGGAACAGAACCTGGCAGCCTTGTCATTTCCTGGACA CAACTGACAGGACTCCAGTCCAATGGACCGGGTTTGGAGTACAAAGTGCAGTGGCGACAGAAGGACACGGACACAGACTGGTCATCGCAAAATGTGGCCAACGACTCCAAGTTCATCATGACTGGAACTCCAACCTTTGTGCCGTTTGAAATTAAAGTCCAAGCTATAAATGATTATGGCAGCGGACCTGAGCCTGAATTAGTGGTTGGGTACTCTGGAGAAGACT tGCCACTGTCTGCACCTGAGAGCATACAGGTCATGGTCAATAACGGTACACTAGCAGAAGTACACTGGGAACCTGTGTCTCCCAATTCAGTGAGGGGGAACCTGCAGGGATACAAG GTATTCTACTGGCGTGAACGCGGCTTGCatgagactgaggaggagaaggatcaTAAGGAGCAGGTTTTGATGTTCAGTGGGAACCGTAGCGAGGGGCGTCTACCAGGCCTCCAGCCTTACAGCCTCTACAAACTCTTCATCAAGGTCTTTAACAGCAAAGGAGATGGGCCTCCGAGCCccaacaagacatttgagacacCTGAGGGAG TCCCAGGGTCTCCATCTTTTCTGAACATCGTCAGCTCCAGTTTGGACTCAATAACTCTGGAATGGGGTCCACCAAAAAACAGCAATGGACGCCTTGCTGGATATACATTAAAATATCAAGCAG TCAACAACACCAATGAAGTGGGTCCAGCCAAATACATGAATTTCCTTGCCAACGAGACCAGAATCACTCTGGGAAATCTGAATGCCAGCATGCTCTACAAGTTTTACTTAAGTGCAAAGACAATCAAGGGCTCTGGGCACATCATCACTGAGGAAGGTTTCACAGTCATGGACACAG CACCTCCCGTAGGCCCCGTGTTTGGCACAGTTAACACGTCTGTATCCGAAGAAGGTGCCGCGATCAGTTGGGAATACTCCGGACACCATAAGAATATCTATGTGGAATATATTGTAGAAAACA GTAAAGAGGACTGGAAAAAGGAGTTGGTAAACGGTTCACACTCGCATATGATAAAAGGTTTAAAGCCGGGGACGTCCTATAGGGTGCGTGTGGTAGCTAGAGACCCGACTGATGCGACAATCCACAGCACAGACGAAGTGTTGGTTACAGTGCCAG CTGTACCCAGTCGGCAGGTAGACATTGCCACCCAGGGCTGGTTTATTGGACTGATGTGTGCCATCGCGCTTCTCATTTTGGTCCTCCTCATAGTGTGCTTCATCAAGAGGAACAAAGGTGGAAAATATCCAG ttaaagagaaagaagaggctCACCAAGACCCTGAGATCCAGCCCATGAAGGAGGATGATGGGACATTTGGAGAATACAG TGACACAGAAGACCACAAGCCGCTGAAAGGAAGCCGGACGCCGTCCAATGGGACGGTGCGCCGGGACGAGAGCGACGACAGCCTGGTGGACTACGGGGAGGGCGGGGACGGACAGTTCAACGAGGACGGCTCCTTCATTGGCCAGTACAGCGGCAAGAAGGAGAAGGACACGCACGAAGGCAACGAGAGCTCGGAGGCGCCCTCGCCCGTCAACGCCATGAACTCGTTCGTCTAA
- the nrcama gene encoding neuronal cell adhesion molecule a isoform X7: MAHSTADGNMVWVSGSGAALLIFLSHMTSALEVPLDPKVLEGLPQPPTITLQSPKDYIFDPRENIVIHCEAKGKPHPFFSWTRNGTHFDVEKDSKVLMKPGSGTLVIDISGEKAEAYEGTYQCTAHNDHGTAVSNNFVIRQSRSPLWSKERNDAITVQRGVSLVLQCRPPAGLPPPLILWMDNNLQKLPLDQRVSQALNGDLYFANVLPEDTRSDYICYARFPHTRTIQQKQPISVTVLDNRPEGEHRPGFMLPLGPASTQMVLRGETLVLECIAEGLPTPEISWQKDGGELMSSRISLHNFKKMLKISDVNEADAGDYRCTATNKLGTAHHVIKVTVKAAPFWISAPRNLILAPNETGIVTCRVNGEPKPQISWFVNGVPIANTPEDKSRKVEDDTVILSTVQSGSSAVYQCNASNEFGYLMANAFVSVLAEPPRVLTPPNQVYQVITNNPALLHCSSFGSPLPTITWFKDSQTSVKDGDQYVIHENGTLEIHVAQPLNSGKYTCIATNNLGIKENHVFLEVKEPTRILRQPEYKVVQRGMSAVFECKVKHDHSLVPTMTWLKDNAELPDDGRFAVDTDRLNIKDVTSEDEGTYTCIVNTTLDRDSASAMLTVVEATPTPAIVYEKPDPPTDLELTDQTDRSVQLTWIPGDDHNSPTQKFLIQYEDLLHQPGTWNNLTDVAGTSTTAQLNLSPFVYYSFRVLALNHVGYSDPSQPSRQYRTNPAAPDENPSDVQVVGTEPGSLVISWTQLTGLQSNGPGLEYKVQWRQKDTDTDWSSQNVANDSKFIMTGTPTFVPFEIKVQAINDYGSGPEPELVVGYSGEDLPLSAPESIQVMVNNGTLAEVHWEPVSPNSVRGNLQGYKVFYWRERGLHETEEEKDHKEQVLMFSGNRSEGRLPGLQPYSLYKLFIKVFNSKGDGPPSPNKTFETPEGVPGSPSFLNIVSSSLDSITLEWGPPKNSNGRLAGYTLKYQAVNNTNEVGPAKYMNFLANETRITLGNLNASMLYKFYLSAKTIKGSGHIITEEGFTVMDTAVPSRQVDIATQGWFIGLMCAIALLILVLLIVCFIKRNKGGKYPVKEKEEAHQDPEIQPMKEDDGTFGEYSDTEDHKPLKGSRTPSNGTVRRDESDDSLVDYGEGGDGQFNEDGSFIGQYSGKKEKDTHEGNESSEAPSPVNAMNSFV; this comes from the exons ATGGCACACTCGACCGCTGACGGGAATATGGTGTGGGTGTCAGGCTCCGGAGCTGCACTATTGATATTCTTGAGTCACATGACTTCAGCGCTAGAAGTGCCCCTTGATC CTAAAGTACTGGAAGGAT TGCCTCAGCCCCCGACTATAACGCTGCAGTCCCCAAAAGATTACATCTTCGATCCGCGGGAGAACATCGTCATCCACTGTGAGGCCAAGGGGAAGCCGCATCCCTT CTTCTCCTGGACGAGAAATGGGACCCACTTTGATGTTGAGAAAGACTCCAAGGTCCTGATGAAGCCCGGTTCAGGAACTCTGGTCATTGACATCAGTGGGGAGAAAGCGGAGGCTTACGAAGGGACGTACCAGTGTACAGCCCATAATGACCACGGCACGGCTGTATCCAACAACTTTGTCATCAGGCAGTCCA GGTCCCCCCTGTGGTCAAAGGAAAGAAATGACGCCATCACTGTGCAGAGAGGGGTTTCCCTGGTGCTGCAGTGCCGGCCCCCTGCTGGGCTGCCGCCTCCTCTTATACTCTGGATGGATAACA ACCTTCAGAAGCTCCCGCTGGATCAGCGCGTGTCCCAGGCCCTGAACGGAGACCTGTACTTTGCCAACGTTCTCCCAGAAGACACCAGGAGCGACTACATCTGCTACGCCCGCTTCCCTCACACACGGACCATCCAGCAGAAACAGCCCATTTCAGTCACTGTGCTCGACA ACAGACCGGAGGGGGAGCATCGCCCGGGTTTCATGTTGCCTCTGGGCCCCGCTAGCACCCAGATGGTTCTGAGAGGAGAGACTCTGGTACTGGAGTGCATCGCTGAGGGCTT GCCCACTCCAGAGATCTCATGGCAGAAGGATGGAGGCGAACTGATGAGCAGCAGGATTTCCTTGcacaacttcaaaaaaatgcTGAAGATTTCTGATGTGAACGAGGCTGATGCTGGAGATTACCGCTGCACGGCCACAAACAAACTGGGAACTGCGCACCATGTCATCAAGGTCACTGTTAAAG CGGCTCCTTTCTGGATCAGTGCCCCCAGGAACCTGATCCTCGCCCCAAATGAGACTGGCATTGTGACTTGTCGAGTCAATGGAGAACCCAAGCCACAGATTAGCTGGTTTGTCAACGGAGTCCCCATAGCAA ATACTCCTGAGGACAAGAGTCGCAAAGTGGAGGACGACACTGTGATCCTCAGCACTGTGCAGTCAGGATCCAGCGCTGTCTACCAGTGTAATGCATCCAATGAGTTTGGCTACCTGATGGCCAACGCTTTTGTCAGTGTTCTTG CTGAACCACCGAGAGTGCTCACTCCACCCAACCAAGTGTACCAGGTCATCACCAACAACCCGGCGCTCCTTCACTGCTCCTCCTTTGGCTCACCATTACCGACCATCACATG GTTCAAAGACAGTCAGACCAGCGTTAAGGATGGAGACCAGTATGTGATTCATGAAAATGGTACGCTGGAGATCCACGTGGCCCAGCCACTAAACAGTGGAAAATACACCTGCATTGCCACCAACAACCTGGGGATCAAGGAGAACCATGTTTTCCTGGAAGTTAAAG AGCCCACACGCATCCTGAGGCAGCCAGAGTACAAGGTGGTGCAGAGAGGAATGAGCGCTGTGTTCGAGTGTAAAGTCAAACACGACCACTCCCTCGTTCCCACCATGACGTGGCTGAAAGACAATGCAGAACTGCCGGACGATGGAAG GTTTGCGGTGGACACAGACCGTCTGAACATCAAAGATGTGACCAGTGAAGACGAGGGTACCTATACCTGCATCGTCAACACAACTCTGGACCGAGACTCAGCCAGTGCCATGCTGACCGTTGTTG AGGCAACTCCTACTCCGGCTATTGTCTACG AGAAACCTGACCCTCCAACTGACCTAGAATTGACGGACCAAACAGACAGGAGTGTTCAGCTCACCTGGATCCCTGGTGACGACCACAACAGTCCCACTCAGA AGTTCTTGATCCAATATGAGGATCTACTGCACCAGCCAGGAACCTGGAACAACCTGACTGATGTTGCAGGCACGAGCACCACAGCACAATTAAACCTCTCTCCGTTCGTCTACTACTCTTTCCGAGTACTGGCTCTAAATCATGTGGGCTACAGTGACCCCAGCCAGCCCTCGCGCCAATACAGGACCAACCCTGCAG CTCCTGATGAAAACCCATCTGATGTCCAGGTAGTAGGAACAGAACCTGGCAGCCTTGTCATTTCCTGGACA CAACTGACAGGACTCCAGTCCAATGGACCGGGTTTGGAGTACAAAGTGCAGTGGCGACAGAAGGACACGGACACAGACTGGTCATCGCAAAATGTGGCCAACGACTCCAAGTTCATCATGACTGGAACTCCAACCTTTGTGCCGTTTGAAATTAAAGTCCAAGCTATAAATGATTATGGCAGCGGACCTGAGCCTGAATTAGTGGTTGGGTACTCTGGAGAAGACT tGCCACTGTCTGCACCTGAGAGCATACAGGTCATGGTCAATAACGGTACACTAGCAGAAGTACACTGGGAACCTGTGTCTCCCAATTCAGTGAGGGGGAACCTGCAGGGATACAAG GTATTCTACTGGCGTGAACGCGGCTTGCatgagactgaggaggagaaggatcaTAAGGAGCAGGTTTTGATGTTCAGTGGGAACCGTAGCGAGGGGCGTCTACCAGGCCTCCAGCCTTACAGCCTCTACAAACTCTTCATCAAGGTCTTTAACAGCAAAGGAGATGGGCCTCCGAGCCccaacaagacatttgagacacCTGAGGGAG TCCCAGGGTCTCCATCTTTTCTGAACATCGTCAGCTCCAGTTTGGACTCAATAACTCTGGAATGGGGTCCACCAAAAAACAGCAATGGACGCCTTGCTGGATATACATTAAAATATCAAGCAG TCAACAACACCAATGAAGTGGGTCCAGCCAAATACATGAATTTCCTTGCCAACGAGACCAGAATCACTCTGGGAAATCTGAATGCCAGCATGCTCTACAAGTTTTACTTAAGTGCAAAGACAATCAAGGGCTCTGGGCACATCATCACTGAGGAAGGTTTCACAGTCATGGACACAG CTGTACCCAGTCGGCAGGTAGACATTGCCACCCAGGGCTGGTTTATTGGACTGATGTGTGCCATCGCGCTTCTCATTTTGGTCCTCCTCATAGTGTGCTTCATCAAGAGGAACAAAGGTGGAAAATATCCAG ttaaagagaaagaagaggctCACCAAGACCCTGAGATCCAGCCCATGAAGGAGGATGATGGGACATTTGGAGAATACAG TGACACAGAAGACCACAAGCCGCTGAAAGGAAGCCGGACGCCGTCCAATGGGACGGTGCGCCGGGACGAGAGCGACGACAGCCTGGTGGACTACGGGGAGGGCGGGGACGGACAGTTCAACGAGGACGGCTCCTTCATTGGCCAGTACAGCGGCAAGAAGGAGAAGGACACGCACGAAGGCAACGAGAGCTCGGAGGCGCCCTCGCCCGTCAACGCCATGAACTCGTTCGTCTAA